In a single window of the Halobaculum lipolyticum genome:
- a CDS encoding DUF58 domain-containing protein, producing the protein MSSDVSSTAASETPPREPNTPAEDTPDQPDVTDTSTPSSDADVSVSPATLQWHEHHDGGWGVWLVAILGLLALGLVYAEPLLLAAAVVPTAYIAYGAVSSLPNEVSLAVERSLAGGSIAPGESVDITLRVTNVGDAVIPDLRIVDGVPAELVVTEGSPRGAVALRPGSTTEIEYTVIARRGEFAFTDPQVTVRSLAGTDRAALSVEPEGETTVECTRPGALPTPARSTPRRVGQTTSNQGGEGLEFHSTREYRTGDARSRVNWRQYAKSGSLVTTEFRRERAASAVVVLDVREATRRSAMPGRPTGAETSAYAAEAVVEQYLAAGHDVDLVVMGLSRRRVDAPVEAIDGILLVTDVNTDAGYYRARATFEAAAAVATERSPKQGGSRDGLRHDSGASERSEQTAARVLARADPNAEVVVVSSLPDYDPVTFVRRSHAMGRSGVLLSPDNTGDATRGGRIAGVHRELRLQNARGVCDVAIDWGGEEPLGLAVARAVGGGQR; encoded by the coding sequence ATGAGTAGCGACGTGTCGTCGACCGCCGCGAGTGAGACACCACCACGAGAGCCGAATACCCCGGCGGAGGACACTCCAGATCAGCCGGACGTCACCGACACGAGTACGCCCTCGAGTGATGCCGACGTCAGTGTCTCGCCGGCAACACTGCAGTGGCACGAACACCACGATGGCGGCTGGGGTGTGTGGCTTGTAGCCATTCTCGGGTTGCTCGCACTCGGGTTGGTGTACGCCGAGCCGCTCCTACTCGCCGCGGCCGTCGTTCCCACAGCATACATCGCGTACGGAGCGGTCTCGTCGCTTCCAAATGAGGTCTCCCTCGCTGTCGAGCGGTCGCTGGCCGGAGGCTCGATCGCCCCAGGCGAATCCGTCGACATCACGCTTCGGGTGACAAACGTCGGCGACGCAGTGATCCCCGACCTCCGCATCGTCGATGGCGTCCCTGCGGAGCTGGTGGTCACCGAGGGGAGTCCGCGCGGTGCCGTTGCGCTTCGGCCGGGGTCCACCACGGAGATCGAGTACACCGTCATCGCCCGTCGCGGCGAATTCGCATTCACCGACCCACAGGTGACCGTCCGGTCGCTCGCAGGTACCGACCGTGCTGCGCTGTCGGTCGAGCCAGAGGGAGAAACAACAGTCGAATGTACGCGCCCGGGAGCGCTTCCGACGCCAGCACGTTCGACACCACGACGGGTCGGCCAAACGACGAGCAACCAAGGAGGAGAAGGGCTTGAATTCCACTCCACTCGCGAATACCGGACAGGCGACGCCCGGTCGCGGGTGAACTGGCGCCAATATGCGAAATCCGGTTCGTTGGTGACGACGGAGTTCCGACGTGAACGCGCTGCCAGCGCCGTCGTCGTTCTGGACGTGCGCGAGGCGACCCGGCGTTCGGCGATGCCCGGGCGACCGACCGGAGCGGAGACCAGTGCGTACGCAGCCGAGGCTGTGGTCGAGCAATATCTCGCCGCCGGCCACGATGTCGACCTCGTCGTCATGGGACTGTCTCGTCGCCGAGTCGACGCACCGGTAGAAGCGATCGACGGCATACTACTCGTGACGGACGTGAACACCGACGCGGGGTACTACAGAGCGCGTGCCACCTTCGAGGCCGCCGCTGCCGTCGCAACCGAGCGCTCCCCAAAGCAGGGTGGCTCTCGCGATGGACTGCGCCATGACAGCGGTGCAAGCGAGCGTTCAGAACAAACTGCCGCTCGCGTACTCGCCCGAGCAGACCCGAATGCGGAGGTGGTCGTCGTCTCCTCGCTCCCGGATTACGACCCGGTTACATTCGTGCGCCGATCACACGCGATGGGACGGAGTGGTGTGCTCCTTTCCCCGGACAATACCGGCGATGCGACGCGTGGCGGCCGGATCGCCGGCGTTCACCGGGAACTGCGACTGCAGAACGCACGAGGTGTCTGTGATGTCGCGATCGATTGGGGCGGTGAGGAACCGCTCGGGCTTGCCGTTGCTCGGGCTGTCGGGGGTGGGCAACGATGA